One Aquisediminimonas profunda genomic region harbors:
- a CDS encoding 2OG-Fe(II) oxygenase — translation MMQKGMNMGHSNHDQMSHDLDQQGWAIQPGLIKPILCDELAALYQPAVGFRSHVVMQRHGFGRGEYRYFSYPLPPLVQHFRATLYPLLAPIANRWHERMGLEARFPLEHDDFLARCHAAGQTRPTPLLLQYGADDFNCLHQDLYGAHVFPLQVAVLLSEPGKDFNGGEFVLTEQRPRMQSRVEVLPLCKGDAVVFAVSDRPVSGSRGDYRVKMRHGVSRVRAGRRHTLGIIFHDAA, via the coding sequence ATGATGCAGAAAGGGATGAACATGGGCCACTCAAACCATGACCAGATGTCGCATGATCTTGACCAGCAGGGATGGGCGATCCAGCCCGGCCTGATCAAGCCAATCCTTTGCGACGAGCTGGCAGCCCTCTATCAACCGGCCGTTGGCTTCCGCAGCCATGTGGTGATGCAACGCCATGGCTTCGGTCGGGGCGAGTATCGCTATTTCTCCTATCCGCTGCCACCATTGGTGCAGCATTTCCGCGCGACGCTCTATCCATTGCTCGCACCCATTGCCAATCGGTGGCACGAACGCATGGGGTTGGAAGCGCGATTCCCGCTTGAGCATGATGACTTTCTGGCGCGCTGCCATGCGGCGGGTCAGACGCGGCCCACTCCGTTGCTTCTCCAATATGGCGCGGATGACTTCAATTGCCTCCACCAGGACCTTTATGGTGCGCATGTTTTTCCGCTTCAGGTTGCGGTCCTGCTGTCTGAGCCGGGCAAGGATTTCAATGGGGGCGAGTTTGTCCTCACGGAACAGAGGCCGCGCATGCAATCCCGCGTCGAAGTCCTGCCCCTGTGCAAGGGCGATGCTGTTGTCTTTGCCGTCAGTGACAGGCCAGTCTCCGGCAGCCGCGGCGACTATCGCGTGAAGATGCGTCACGGCGTGAGTCGGGTCCGTGCCGGACGAAGACACACGCTGGGCATTATCTTTCACGACGCAGCATGA
- a CDS encoding ribonucleoside-diphosphate reductase subunit alpha: MDFRDTQSVGDADVATVIEAPASSDKTDSKSRAMPYKLETDPSRDALLTDFGKETLKDRYLLPGETYQDLFVRVASAYADDQAHAQRIYDYISKLWFMPATPVLSNGGTGRGLPISCYLNSVDDSLEGIVNTWNENVWLASRGGGIGTYWGSVRGIGEPVGLNGKTSGIIPFVRVMDSLTLAISQGSLRRGSAAVYLDISHPEIEEFLEIRKPSGDFNRKALNLHHGVLVTDAFMEAVRNGEEWVLRSPKDNSERGRVDARSLFQKLVETRLATGEPYIVFSDHVNKAMPKHHRELGFKVSTSNLCSEITLPTGRDHLGNDRTAVCCLSSLNLETWDQWSGDKQFIEDVMRFLDNVLTDYIDRAPPEMARAVYSASRERSVGLGVMGFHSFLQARGLPFEGAMAKSWNMRIFKHLSASVNEASMLLATERGACPDAEERGVMERFSCKTAIAPTASISIICGGTSACIEPIPANIYTHKTLSGSFSIRNPHLEKLLTEKAKNSEAVWNSILEQGGSVQHLDFLSSEEKDTFKTSFEIDQRWLIELAADRTPYIDQAQSLNLFIPADVEKWDLLMLHFRAWELGIKSLYYLRSKSIQRAGFAGGVEADNTIDLKQIEVEAKDYDECLACQ; the protein is encoded by the coding sequence ATGGATTTTCGGGATACGCAAAGTGTTGGCGATGCAGATGTGGCGACGGTAATCGAGGCCCCGGCTTCAAGTGACAAGACGGACAGCAAGAGCCGTGCGATGCCGTACAAGCTCGAAACTGACCCCTCGCGCGATGCGTTGCTTACAGATTTCGGCAAGGAAACGCTGAAAGACCGTTATCTCCTGCCGGGTGAGACCTATCAGGACCTGTTCGTGCGCGTGGCCAGTGCCTATGCGGACGATCAGGCGCATGCCCAGCGCATCTATGACTATATCTCGAAGCTGTGGTTCATGCCGGCAACGCCTGTCCTTTCGAACGGCGGCACCGGACGTGGTCTGCCCATTTCCTGCTATCTGAATTCGGTCGACGACAGCCTGGAGGGCATCGTCAACACCTGGAACGAAAATGTCTGGCTCGCATCGCGTGGCGGCGGGATCGGCACCTATTGGGGTTCGGTCCGTGGCATTGGCGAACCGGTCGGCCTCAATGGCAAGACCAGCGGGATAATTCCCTTTGTCCGCGTGATGGATTCGCTGACGCTGGCCATTTCGCAAGGCAGCCTGCGTCGCGGATCAGCTGCGGTCTATCTCGACATTTCGCACCCCGAGATCGAGGAATTCCTCGAAATCCGCAAACCCTCGGGCGATTTCAACCGCAAGGCTTTGAACTTGCATCATGGTGTCCTCGTCACGGACGCCTTCATGGAAGCCGTCCGCAATGGCGAGGAATGGGTGCTGCGTTCGCCGAAGGACAATTCGGAGCGCGGCCGCGTCGATGCGCGCAGCCTGTTCCAGAAGCTGGTCGAAACCCGCCTTGCGACGGGAGAGCCCTACATCGTCTTTTCCGATCATGTGAACAAGGCGATGCCGAAGCATCACCGCGAACTGGGCTTCAAGGTTTCGACGTCCAATCTGTGCAGTGAAATTACCCTCCCCACGGGTCGCGACCATCTGGGGAATGACCGCACGGCGGTCTGTTGCTTGTCCTCGCTCAACCTTGAGACTTGGGATCAGTGGAGTGGGGACAAGCAATTCATCGAAGATGTCATGCGTTTCCTCGACAATGTCCTGACCGACTATATCGACCGCGCGCCGCCCGAAATGGCGCGGGCCGTCTATTCGGCAAGCCGCGAGCGTTCGGTCGGCCTTGGCGTGATGGGCTTCCACTCCTTCCTCCAGGCCCGCGGACTGCCGTTCGAAGGAGCCATGGCCAAGAGCTGGAACATGCGCATCTTCAAGCACCTTTCCGCCAGCGTGAATGAAGCATCGATGCTGCTGGCCACCGAACGCGGCGCCTGCCCGGATGCCGAGGAACGTGGCGTGATGGAACGTTTTTCCTGCAAGACGGCGATCGCGCCGACGGCCTCGATCAGCATCATCTGCGGTGGGACGAGTGCGTGCATTGAGCCGATCCCGGCGAACATCTACACGCACAAGACGCTGTCCGGCAGCTTCTCGATCCGCAACCCACACCTTGAAAAGCTGCTGACCGAAAAGGCGAAGAACAGCGAAGCCGTCTGGAACTCGATCCTCGAACAGGGCGGGTCCGTCCAGCATCTCGACTTCCTGTCGTCGGAGGAGAAGGACACGTTCAAGACCAGCTTCGAGATCGACCAGCGCTGGCTGATCGAACTCGCGGCGGACAGGACGCCCTATATCGACCAAGCGCAGTCACTTAACCTGTTCATCCCGGCAGACGTAGAAAAATGGGACTTGCTGATGCTCCATTTCCGCGCCTGGGAACTGGGCATCAAGTCGCTCTATTACCTCCGCTCCAAGTCGATCCAGCGCGCAGGCTTTGCGGGCGGCGTCGAGGCGGACAACACGATTGACCTCAAGCAGATCGAGGTCGAAGCCAAGGATTATGACGAGTGTCTCGCATGTCAGTGA
- a CDS encoding xanthine dehydrogenase family protein molybdopterin-binding subunit, translated as MGVKRRAFLIGGAALVGGGVFALKWLDHSASEDAVALTTGKGESSFGGWLKIAEDDAITVYSPHADIGQGSSTGLGQMLAEELDADWTKVNVVAAPAEKAFANTMLGQGFLAEMSGHPAIINALPVALLSFIARAMPIQITGGSSALRFTGQRTMQVLGAATRKALVETAAKRLGVPEGELTTAESKVVHAKTGKSLRFGELAAEAAQRSLTDEPKLKDPKTYRLIGKPIPRLDTPAKVNGTMQYGMDVQLPDMRVATITAAPIRGGKLVSVDPAPAMAVKGVEKVIKLENAVAVVAKGYWPALQGLRALSPKFSDGGNGAISTASIFAAHDALRKAGKVESEAGEGDVEAGLKTSGAKRVEADFRLPFLHHAMMEPFALTAHHKDGKLDIWGGLQDPLATKMAAVKFSGLSADDVTFHPMASGGSFGRRLPMYVEIVEQVTRLAMQLPHPVKLIWSREEEVTQGAYRPQSSAHLTAALGKDGKIAAWRNDYAQTEGIEGEATFIYDLPAVSRRLFKHESNQTTGAWRSVNSTQHGFYNECFMDELAAAAGADPVEFRARYLKPGSRHLAVLNEVAKRSGWGTPLPAGVGRGVAIVESFQTIVGQVIEASVKDDGTPKIHKVYAVVDCGRTVNPSNGENQIQGGIVMGLSTAVGEAITLEKGAVVQSNFGDYPILKMEGAPASIDVHFIESGAPMGGLGEPGVPPSAPALANALFAATGKRIRSLPIVAIS; from the coding sequence ATGGGCGTGAAGCGCAGGGCATTCCTGATCGGCGGTGCAGCACTGGTTGGCGGCGGTGTGTTCGCACTCAAGTGGCTGGACCATTCCGCGTCTGAAGATGCGGTCGCCCTCACGACGGGCAAAGGCGAATCGTCCTTCGGCGGTTGGCTCAAGATCGCGGAAGATGATGCAATCACAGTCTATTCGCCGCATGCCGATATCGGGCAGGGGTCCAGTACCGGACTTGGCCAAATGCTTGCCGAAGAACTGGATGCTGATTGGACAAAGGTCAATGTCGTGGCCGCTCCTGCGGAAAAGGCGTTTGCCAACACGATGCTGGGGCAGGGCTTTCTTGCAGAGATGTCGGGCCACCCGGCAATCATCAACGCGCTTCCGGTGGCGCTGCTTTCATTCATAGCGCGCGCAATGCCAATCCAGATTACGGGCGGATCATCCGCCCTGCGGTTTACCGGACAGAGAACAATGCAGGTCCTTGGTGCAGCCACGCGCAAGGCCCTGGTTGAAACCGCGGCAAAGCGCCTCGGCGTTCCTGAAGGCGAACTCACAACGGCAGAGAGCAAGGTCGTTCATGCCAAAACAGGCAAGTCTCTCCGCTTTGGCGAACTGGCTGCAGAAGCAGCCCAACGGTCGCTGACGGACGAACCCAAACTCAAGGATCCGAAGACTTATCGCTTGATCGGGAAGCCCATCCCGCGCCTCGACACACCGGCTAAGGTCAACGGCACAATGCAATACGGCATGGACGTGCAATTACCGGACATGCGCGTTGCCACCATCACGGCGGCACCGATCCGGGGCGGAAAGCTCGTCTCGGTCGACCCGGCCCCTGCAATGGCTGTGAAGGGTGTCGAGAAAGTCATCAAGCTCGAAAATGCGGTTGCTGTCGTTGCAAAGGGTTATTGGCCAGCGCTTCAGGGCCTGCGCGCGCTTTCGCCAAAGTTCAGCGATGGCGGCAATGGCGCGATTTCGACCGCGTCGATCTTTGCCGCGCATGATGCGCTCCGCAAGGCCGGGAAGGTCGAAAGCGAAGCGGGCGAAGGCGATGTCGAGGCTGGGCTGAAAACGTCTGGCGCCAAGCGTGTCGAGGCAGATTTCCGCCTCCCGTTCCTGCATCACGCAATGATGGAACCTTTTGCACTGACCGCACATCACAAAGACGGCAAACTCGACATCTGGGGTGGGCTCCAGGATCCGCTGGCCACCAAGATGGCGGCGGTCAAGTTCTCGGGGCTTTCTGCCGATGACGTGACATTCCACCCAATGGCGAGTGGCGGGAGCTTCGGTCGGCGATTGCCAATGTATGTCGAAATTGTCGAACAGGTCACCAGGCTGGCCATGCAACTGCCCCATCCCGTCAAGTTGATCTGGAGCCGCGAGGAAGAGGTGACGCAGGGCGCCTATCGTCCGCAAAGTTCGGCGCATCTGACGGCTGCGCTCGGCAAGGATGGCAAGATTGCGGCCTGGCGGAATGATTATGCCCAGACGGAGGGCATCGAGGGCGAAGCGACCTTCATTTACGACTTGCCTGCTGTGTCTCGCCGCCTCTTCAAGCACGAGTCCAATCAGACGACCGGTGCCTGGCGATCGGTCAACAGCACCCAGCACGGCTTTTACAATGAGTGCTTCATGGACGAACTGGCCGCAGCCGCAGGCGCAGACCCGGTCGAATTCCGTGCCCGGTATCTGAAGCCCGGTTCCCGCCACCTTGCTGTCCTCAACGAAGTGGCAAAACGGTCCGGCTGGGGAACACCGCTTCCGGCGGGTGTCGGCCGCGGCGTTGCCATTGTTGAATCGTTTCAGACGATTGTTGGCCAGGTCATTGAGGCATCCGTGAAGGACGATGGTACGCCCAAGATTCACAAGGTTTACGCAGTCGTCGATTGCGGAAGGACCGTGAATCCGTCGAACGGTGAAAACCAGATCCAAGGCGGCATCGTGATGGGCCTGTCGACTGCCGTGGGCGAAGCCATCACCCTTGAAAAGGGCGCCGTTGTGCAAAGCAATTTTGGCGATTACCCGATCCTGAAAATGGAAGGCGCACCTGCCAGCATCGATGTGCATTTCATTGAAAGCGGTGCCCCGATGGGAGGGCTTGGCGAACCCGGGGTCCCGCCGTCGGCCCCGGCACTTGCCAATGCCCTTTTTGCGGCCACCGGAAAACGCATCCGCAGCCTGCCAATCGTTGCAATCTCTTAG
- a CDS encoding fumarate hydratase → MPTIIREADLIESVADALQYISYYHPMDYIRALGDAYRAEQGPAAKDAIAQILTNSRMCAEGHRPLCQDTGIVTVFIKWGQGCMLDSDRALQDVVDEGVRRAYLHPDNKLRASILADPAFTRVNTRDNTPCVLNLEMVPGHHVDVQVAAKGGGSENKSKFKMLNPSDSIVDWVLEMVPQMGAGWCPPGMLGIGIGGTAEKAMTLAKESLMGDIDMAQLKARGPQNDIERLRIEIFDKVNALGIGAQGLGGLATILDVKIMDYPTHAASKPVAMIPNCAATRHAHFHLDGSGPAYLEPPKLSDWPDVNWTPDKAAIHVDLDTLTPEIVASWKPGDRLLLNGKMLTGRDAAHKRIADMLAKGEDLPVSFKGRVIYYVGPVDPVRDEIVGPAGPTTATRMDKFMDMMLDQGLLACVGKAERGPAATQSIANHKSAYLMAVGGAAYLVARAIKASKVVGFEDLGMEAIYEFTVQDMPVTVAVDSQGENVHVTAPLVWRKKIAEEGLLQPA, encoded by the coding sequence ATGCCGACCATCATTCGTGAAGCGGATCTCATCGAGAGCGTTGCCGACGCGCTCCAATATATCTCCTATTACCACCCAATGGATTATATCCGTGCGTTGGGGGATGCCTATCGCGCAGAACAGGGCCCGGCGGCCAAGGATGCGATTGCCCAGATCCTGACCAACAGCCGCATGTGCGCCGAAGGCCATCGCCCGCTGTGCCAGGACACGGGCATTGTCACTGTCTTCATCAAATGGGGGCAGGGCTGCATGCTCGACTCTGATCGCGCCTTGCAGGACGTCGTCGATGAAGGCGTGCGCCGTGCCTATCTCCACCCGGACAACAAGCTGCGCGCCTCGATCCTTGCCGATCCGGCTTTCACGCGGGTCAACACGCGGGACAATACACCATGCGTGTTGAACCTTGAAATGGTGCCGGGCCATCATGTCGACGTGCAAGTTGCTGCGAAGGGCGGCGGCAGCGAGAACAAGTCCAAGTTCAAGATGCTCAACCCTTCGGATTCCATTGTGGATTGGGTACTGGAGATGGTCCCGCAGATGGGCGCCGGCTGGTGCCCGCCGGGCATGCTCGGGATCGGTATCGGCGGAACGGCGGAAAAGGCCATGACGCTCGCCAAGGAATCGCTGATGGGTGACATCGACATGGCCCAGTTGAAGGCACGCGGGCCGCAGAACGACATCGAGCGCCTCCGGATCGAGATATTCGACAAGGTGAATGCGCTTGGCATCGGGGCGCAAGGGCTGGGTGGCCTTGCGACGATTCTCGACGTGAAGATCATGGATTATCCGACGCATGCGGCTTCGAAGCCGGTGGCGATGATTCCGAACTGTGCCGCCACGCGCCATGCGCATTTCCATCTCGACGGGTCCGGTCCGGCCTATCTCGAGCCACCCAAGCTCTCTGACTGGCCGGACGTGAACTGGACGCCGGACAAGGCTGCAATCCATGTCGATCTTGACACGCTGACACCCGAAATCGTTGCCAGCTGGAAGCCGGGTGACCGGCTGCTTCTCAACGGAAAGATGCTCACGGGCCGCGATGCCGCGCACAAGCGTATCGCTGACATGCTGGCCAAAGGTGAGGACTTGCCCGTCAGCTTCAAGGGCCGCGTCATCTACTATGTCGGACCGGTCGATCCCGTGCGGGATGAGATTGTCGGCCCGGCCGGCCCGACGACAGCGACCCGCATGGACAAGTTCATGGACATGATGCTCGATCAGGGCTTGCTCGCCTGTGTCGGCAAGGCAGAACGCGGGCCGGCTGCGACGCAGAGTATCGCAAACCACAAGTCGGCATATCTGATGGCTGTCGGTGGCGCGGCTTATCTCGTCGCCCGCGCCATCAAGGCATCAAAGGTCGTCGGCTTCGAGGACCTCGGGATGGAAGCGATCTATGAATTCACTGTGCAGGATATGCCTGTCACGGTGGCGGTCGACAGCCAGGGTGAAAATGTCCATGTGACCGCTCCGCTCGTGTGGAGAAAGAAGATTGCCGAGGAAGGGTTGTTGCAGCCCGCGTGA
- a CDS encoding XdhC family protein, protein MRALPECVASGAASHRDIIETALHWRGNSLAIATVVETWRSAPCPAGTHMLMHEDGRFVGSVSGGCVEADVLETAAMVIASGTHQVKRYGTADGAVWEAGLPCGGDILILIQPVSATGFPPDLFEQIDAANRAGKPLTIRTSLETGLSALDTGAFVNIYAPPRRLLIVGAVEIARTLSRLARDTGSNVTVIDPRSRFLTEERFPGVSLDDRWPDEAIKALCPDEHTAVVTLSHDPKIDDPALKAALAAPTGYIAALGSKSSHAARLLRLQSLGCTDEQLARIEGPAGVTINAINAPEIALSIAGGMVRAFNHGRR, encoded by the coding sequence GTGAGAGCCCTGCCAGAATGCGTTGCAAGCGGTGCTGCCAGTCACCGCGATATCATTGAAACGGCGCTGCATTGGCGCGGAAACAGTCTCGCAATTGCGACTGTCGTGGAGACGTGGCGTTCTGCACCCTGCCCTGCCGGTACACATATGCTCATGCATGAAGACGGCCGTTTTGTCGGTTCGGTCTCGGGCGGCTGCGTTGAAGCCGATGTGCTGGAGACAGCCGCAATGGTCATCGCCAGCGGGACGCATCAGGTGAAGCGCTATGGCACTGCCGATGGCGCGGTGTGGGAGGCGGGCCTTCCATGCGGCGGCGATATCCTGATCCTGATCCAGCCCGTCAGCGCTACTGGGTTCCCTCCCGATCTCTTTGAGCAAATTGACGCCGCCAACAGGGCCGGCAAGCCCCTGACAATCCGGACCAGCCTCGAGACTGGATTGAGCGCGTTGGACACCGGGGCCTTCGTCAACATCTACGCGCCACCCCGGCGCCTGTTGATCGTCGGTGCTGTGGAAATCGCCCGGACACTGTCTCGCCTGGCGCGTGATACCGGATCGAACGTGACCGTGATCGACCCCCGCTCCCGCTTCCTGACCGAGGAGCGGTTTCCCGGAGTTTCCTTGGATGACAGGTGGCCGGATGAAGCGATAAAGGCCCTGTGTCCCGACGAACACACTGCAGTGGTCACGCTCAGTCATGACCCGAAAATCGACGACCCCGCACTGAAAGCCGCGCTTGCCGCGCCAACCGGCTATATTGCGGCCCTCGGGTCAAAATCTTCACATGCCGCGAGGCTTTTGCGATTGCAGTCGCTGGGCTGTACCGATGAGCAGTTAGCCAGGATCGAAGGGCCGGCGGGCGTCACGATTAATGCGATCAACGCGCCCGAAATTGCGCTGTCGATCGCAGGTGGAATGGTCCGGGCCTTCAACCATGGCCGACGCTAG
- a CDS encoding (2Fe-2S)-binding protein → MVIAAQVNGKEVSFAGEPDTPLLWALREELGLTGTKFGCGIAACGACSVHVDGELVRSCSLPVGEVAGKSVTTIEGLGSNGTLSPLQQAWIDHQVPQCGYCQSGQIMAATALLKSTPQPTDAQIDEAMTNICRCGTYTRIRAAIHSVAGGK, encoded by the coding sequence ATGGTCATAGCTGCGCAGGTCAATGGCAAGGAGGTTTCGTTTGCCGGAGAACCCGATACACCACTGCTCTGGGCCCTGCGCGAAGAATTGGGGCTGACGGGCACGAAGTTCGGCTGCGGGATTGCAGCGTGTGGTGCATGCAGTGTCCATGTCGACGGAGAACTGGTCCGGTCCTGCTCGTTACCTGTCGGAGAGGTTGCGGGCAAGTCCGTGACCACGATCGAAGGATTGGGGTCGAACGGCACGCTCTCCCCGCTCCAGCAAGCCTGGATCGATCATCAGGTACCCCAGTGCGGATACTGCCAGTCTGGCCAGATCATGGCGGCAACGGCCCTGCTCAAGTCGACCCCCCAACCGACCGACGCACAGATTGACGAGGCGATGACAAACATTTGCCGCTGCGGAACCTACACGCGGATCCGCGCCGCAATCCATTCCGTCGCAGGAGGCAAGTGA
- a CDS encoding nucleotidyltransferase family protein has protein sequence MADARIVGALLAAGRGSRFGGNKLEARIKGQMIGESAAQAMAGCGLDWNVAICGTGMAKLDAALDRLGFRRVANPAPEQGLSQSLRLAAQYALDRDADGILVCLGDMPFVETSHLHQIVHAFDRSGRGSVIASRAESYLGPPALFPRSTFARLLTLSGDRGAQDLLRDAVSVNASAGALADIDTQDDLVARG, from the coding sequence ATGGCCGACGCTAGAATCGTTGGCGCCCTGCTTGCCGCCGGACGCGGATCGCGTTTTGGCGGAAACAAGCTTGAGGCCAGGATCAAGGGCCAGATGATTGGAGAAAGCGCTGCCCAAGCAATGGCCGGCTGCGGTCTGGACTGGAATGTCGCGATCTGTGGCACTGGCATGGCTAAGCTCGATGCAGCACTCGACAGGCTGGGCTTCCGGCGTGTCGCCAACCCCGCGCCGGAACAGGGACTATCGCAATCGCTCAGGCTGGCAGCGCAATACGCTCTCGACCGCGACGCCGACGGCATTCTGGTTTGCCTTGGCGACATGCCCTTTGTCGAAACGAGCCATCTTCATCAGATCGTCCATGCGTTCGACCGCAGTGGTCGCGGATCGGTCATTGCCTCACGAGCTGAGTCCTACCTCGGCCCGCCTGCGCTTTTTCCCAGATCGACCTTTGCGCGCCTCTTGACCTTGTCCGGTGATCGTGGCGCACAGGATCTGCTGAGAGACGCAGTTTCCGTCAACGCCAGCGCTGGCGCCCTTGCCGATATCGACACACAGGACGACCTGGTGGCACGCGGATAA